A single window of Nymphaea colorata isolate Beijing-Zhang1983 unplaced genomic scaffold, ASM883128v2 scaffold0350, whole genome shotgun sequence DNA harbors:
- the LOC126409469 gene encoding NAD(P)H-quinone oxidoreductase subunit 5, chloroplastic, whose protein sequence is MVMERTYQYAWIIPFVPLLVTMLIGLELLLNPTATKNIRRIWAFPAVLLLSIVMVFSTKLAIQQINGSSIYEYLWSWSITSDFSLEFGYLIDPLTSIMSILITTVGILVLIYSDNYMSHDRGYLRFFAYMSFFNTAMLGLVTSPNLIQIHIFWELVGMCSYLLIGFWFTRPIAANACQKAFVTNRVGDFGLLLGILGFYLITGSFEFQDLFEIFNDSIINNNEMNSSFATLCAFLLFLGAVAKSAQFPLHVWLPDAMEGPTPISALIHAATMVAAGIFLVARLLPLFIAIPYIMNIISLIGVITVLLGATLALAQRDIKRSLAYSTMSQLGYIMLALGIGSYRAALFHLITHAYSKALLFLGSGSIIHSMEPIIGYSPTKSQNMVLMGGLTKYMPITKTTFFLGTLSLCGIPPLACFWSKDEILNDSWLYSPIFAIIAFYTAGLTAFYMFRMYLLTFEGHLRSHFQNYSGHTNSSFYSISIWGQEGSKPVSSNLLLTTRNNNDKSSFSNCSFSNTYKIAGYVRTMRSSFSTHFFKKDSHTLLYPHESDNTMLFPLLILAIFTLFVGCIGINFGHEVMEVDILSKWLTPSMKLFHQNSTDEDWYKFLTNAFYSVSIAYFGIFIASVLYGSVYSDRQNLYLINSFAKIDSKMRIRLEQIINVIYNWSYNRGYIDVYYEKVFIRGVRGLAQLTHSFDRRVIDGVTNGIGVASFFLGEGIKYIGGGRISSYLFLYLACVSIVLLIYYYYFF, encoded by the coding sequence atggttATGGAACGCACATATCAATATGCATGGATTATACCTTTCGTTCCGCTTCTAGTTACTATGTTAATAGGATTGGAACTCCTGCTTAATCCgacagcaacaaaaaatattcgTCGTATATGGGCTTTTCCCGCTGTTTTATTGTTAAGTATAGTTATGGTCTTTTCCACTAAGCTGGCGATCCAGCAAATCAATGGTAGCTCaatttatgaatatctatgGTCTTGGAGCATCACTAGTGATTTTTCCTTAGAATTCGGCTACTTGATTGATCCACTTACTTCTATTATGTCGATATTAATCACTACTGTTGGAATCCTGGTTCTTATCTATAGTGATAATTATATGTCTCATGACCGaggatatttgagattttttgcttatatgaGTTTTTTCAATACAGCGATGCTGGGATTAGTTACTAGTCCCAATTTGAtacaaatccatattttttgggaaCTAGTGGGAATGTGTTCCTATCTGTTAATAGGTTTTTGGTTTACCCGACCAATTGCAGCAAATGCCTGTCAAAAAGCGTTTGTGACCAATCGTGTGGGGGATTTTGGTTTATTATTAGGAATCCTaggtttttatttaataacaggTAGTTTCGAATTTCAGGATTTATTCGAAATATTCAATGATTCGATCATTAATAACAATGAGATGAATTCCTCATTTGCTACGCTTTGTGCCTTCTTATTATTCCTCGGTGCAGTTGCTAAATCTGCGCAATTCCCACTTCATGTATGGTTACCTGATGCTATGGAGGGACCCACTCCTATTTCGGCTCTGATACATGCGGCTACTATGGTAGCCGCAGGAATTTTTCTTGTAgctcggcttcttcctcttttcatagccataccttacataatgaatatcATATCTTTGATAGGTGTAATAACGGTACTATTAGGAGCTACCTTAGCTCTTGCTCAAAGAGATATTAAGAGAAGTTTAGCTTATTCCACGATGTCTCAATTGGGATACATTATGTTAGCTTTGGGTATAGGTTCTTATCGAGCCGCTTTATTCCATTTGATCACTCATGCTTATTCTAAAGCATTATTGTTTTTAGGGTCTGGATCAATCATTCATTCCATGGAACCCATTATTGGGTATTCTCCGACTAAGAGTCAGAACATGGTTCTTATGGGCGGTTTAACTAAATATATGccaattacaaaaacaactttttttttaggtacaCTTTCTCTTTGTGGTATTCCACCCCTCGCTTGTTTTTGGTCCAAAGACGaaattcttaatgatagttGGTTGTATTCACCGATTTTTGCGATAATAGCTTTCTACACAGCAGGATTAactgcattttatatgtttcgTATGTATTTACTTACTTTCGAAGGGCATTTACgtagtcattttcaaaattacagcggACACACAAATAGTTCCTTCTATTCAATATCCATATGGGGGCAAGAAGGTTCCAAACCTGTTAGCAGCAATTTGCTTTTAACAACAAGGAATAATAATGACAAGTCCTCCTTTTCCAATTGCTCGTTttctaatacatataaaattgccGGTTATGTAAGAACCATGCGATCATCTTTTAgtactcattttttcaaaaaagactctCATACTTTACTATATCCGCATGAATCGGACAATACCATGTTATTTCCCCTGCTTATATTGGCCATATTTACTTTGTTCGTTGGATGCATAGGAATTAATTTCGGGCACGAAGTAATGGAGGTTGacatattatcaaaatggttAACCCCATCGATGAAACTTTTCCATCAGAATTCAACTGATGAAGATTGGTATAAATTTTTGACGAATGCATTTTATTCAGTTAGTATAGCCTACTTCGGAATATTTATAGCATCTGTTCTATATGGGTCTGTCTATTCAGATCGACAAAATTTGtacttaatcaattcatttgctaaaATAGATTCTAAAATGAGAATTCGTTTAGAACAAATAATAAATGTCATATACAACTGGTCATACAATCGCGGCTACATAGACGTTTATTACGAAAAAGTATTCATTAGGGGTGTACGAGGATTAGCTCAActaactcattcttttgatcGACGAGTCATTGATGGAGTTACTAATGGGATTGGCGTTGCAAGTTTCTTTCTAGGAGAAGGTATTAAATATATAGGGGGGGGTCGAATTTCCTCTTATCTATTCTTATATTTAGCTTGTGTATCAATAGTCCTACTAATTTACTATTACTATTTTTTCTAA